The following coding sequences are from one Streptomyces angustmyceticus window:
- a CDS encoding ABC transporter permease: MSQAEAAPRTPRPLWSLGLLRSEITMTFRRWRTLALLAVLAGVPVLVGVAVKTETGDGGGGPGGPAFLSQVTHNGLFLVFTSLAVTLPFFLPMSVGVIAGDSLAGEAHAGTLRYLLVAPAGRTRLLLVKYATTLTFCLVGTLVVALSALVTGALLFPVGEVTLLSGTSVPFAEGLLRALAVAVAVALSLVGVAAVGLFVSALTTSGIAAMATTVGLLITVQILDALPQLHALQPYLFPHYWLSFADLLRDPVYWDQLQKNAGLQALYALVFGSAAWARFTTRDVTA; encoded by the coding sequence ATGTCGCAGGCTGAGGCGGCGCCGCGCACGCCCCGACCGCTGTGGTCGCTGGGCCTGCTGCGCAGCGAGATCACGATGACGTTCCGGCGCTGGCGCACCCTCGCGCTGCTGGCGGTGCTCGCGGGCGTACCCGTCCTGGTCGGCGTCGCCGTCAAGACCGAGACGGGCGACGGCGGCGGTGGCCCGGGGGGACCGGCGTTCCTCTCCCAGGTCACCCACAACGGGCTCTTCCTCGTCTTCACCTCGCTCGCGGTGACGCTGCCGTTCTTCCTGCCGATGTCCGTGGGAGTGATCGCGGGCGACTCCCTCGCCGGCGAGGCGCACGCCGGGACGCTGCGCTACCTCCTGGTGGCCCCCGCGGGCCGCACCCGCCTCCTGCTGGTCAAATACGCCACGACCCTGACGTTCTGCCTGGTGGGCACCCTGGTCGTGGCGCTCTCCGCCCTGGTGACCGGCGCCCTGCTCTTCCCCGTGGGCGAGGTCACCCTGCTCTCGGGCACCTCCGTCCCCTTCGCCGAGGGACTGCTGCGGGCGCTGGCCGTCGCGGTCGCGGTGGCGCTGTCCCTCGTCGGGGTGGCCGCCGTCGGCCTTTTCGTCTCCGCGCTCACCACCAGCGGCATCGCGGCCATGGCGACCACGGTCGGCCTGCTGATCACCGTGCAGATCCTGGACGCCCTCCCGCAGTTGCACGCCCTCCAGCCCTACCTGTTCCCGCACTACTGGCTGTCGTTCGCGGACCTGCTCCGTGACCCCGTCTACTGGGACCAGTTGCAGAAGAACGCCGGCCTGCAGGCGCTGTACGCCCTCGTCTTCGGCTCGGCGGCCTGGGCACGCTTCACGACCAGGGACGTCACCGCGTGA
- the fahA gene encoding fumarylacetoacetase produces MPEQSPFDLAEGDPFGPHNLPYGVFSTADAPDRRRLGVRYGDRVLDLSALPSALPAAIHPHAELLAAPTLNPLLAAGRPVWQQIRAAVRTAVTDPAHRDEVAPLFHPLAEVTLHLPFEVADYVDFYASEHHATNVGRIFRPDAAALTPNWKHLPIGYHGRAGTVVASGTPVVRPQGQRKAPADEAPAFGPSLRLDIEAEVGFVVGTPSTLHRPVPQAAFRDHVFGVCLLNDWSARDIQAWEYVPLGPFLGKSFATSVSAWITPLDALDAARTAPPARDVPLLPYLDDTDAEPGGIDLRIEVRINGETVSRPPFSAMYWTAAQQLAHMTVNGASLRTGDLFASGTVSGPDPDQLGCLLELTQGKGPYLQDGDEVTLTAWAPGPDGARIGLGEVTGRILPAV; encoded by the coding sequence ATGCCCGAGCAGAGCCCGTTCGACCTGGCAGAAGGCGACCCCTTCGGCCCGCACAACCTGCCCTACGGCGTCTTCAGCACCGCCGACGCGCCCGACCGGCGCCGCCTCGGCGTCCGCTACGGCGACCGGGTCCTCGATCTGAGCGCACTGCCGAGCGCGCTGCCCGCCGCCATCCACCCGCACGCCGAACTGCTCGCGGCCCCGACCCTCAACCCGCTGCTGGCCGCCGGCCGTCCCGTCTGGCAGCAGATCCGGGCGGCCGTGCGCACCGCCGTCACCGACCCGGCGCACCGCGACGAGGTGGCACCGCTGTTCCATCCGCTCGCCGAGGTCACGCTGCACCTCCCCTTCGAGGTCGCCGACTACGTCGACTTCTACGCCAGCGAGCACCACGCCACCAACGTCGGCCGGATCTTCCGCCCGGACGCCGCGGCGCTGACCCCCAACTGGAAGCACCTGCCGATCGGCTACCACGGCCGGGCGGGCACCGTCGTCGCCAGCGGCACCCCGGTCGTCCGGCCGCAGGGCCAGCGCAAGGCCCCCGCGGACGAGGCGCCGGCCTTCGGCCCCTCGCTCCGCCTCGACATCGAGGCCGAGGTCGGCTTCGTCGTCGGTACGCCCTCCACGCTGCACCGGCCCGTCCCGCAGGCGGCCTTCCGCGACCACGTCTTCGGCGTCTGCCTCCTCAACGACTGGTCCGCGCGCGACATCCAGGCCTGGGAGTACGTGCCGCTCGGCCCGTTCCTGGGCAAGTCCTTCGCCACCTCCGTCTCCGCCTGGATCACCCCGCTCGACGCCCTCGACGCGGCCCGGACCGCGCCGCCCGCCCGGGACGTCCCGCTGCTGCCCTACCTCGACGACACGGACGCCGAGCCGGGCGGCATCGACCTGCGCATCGAGGTGCGCATCAACGGCGAGACGGTCTCCCGGCCGCCGTTCTCCGCGATGTACTGGACGGCCGCCCAGCAGCTCGCCCATATGACCGTCAACGGCGCCTCGCTGCGCACCGGCGACCTGTTCGCCTCCGGCACGGTCTCCGGGCCCGACCCCGACCAGCTCGGCTGCCTGCTGGAGCTCACCCAGGGCAAGGGCCCCTACCTCCAGGACGGCGACGAGGTCACCCTCACCGCCTGGGCGCCCGGCCCGGACGGCGCCCGGATCGGCCTGGGCGAGGTCACCGGCCGCATCCTGCCCGCGGTGTGA
- a CDS encoding ABC transporter ATP-binding protein — MPQPPAPGPEGTRPADDGPAPRPAGDLAIETRGLSKGYRGGRLAVDGLDLAVPRGSVFGFLGPNGSGKTTTIRMLMGLIEASAGSARVLGQPMPAAGRRVLPRVGALIEGPALYGFLSGRDNLRRFDAADPYADPRTRTARVGRALERVGLAAAAGKKARAYSLGMKQRLGLAAALLQPRELLVLDEPTNGLDPQGMREIRALIRALAADGTTVFLSSHLLDEIGQVCTHAAVMARGRLVTQGTVADLFATVLDARGHGRLTVTTPDTADTVRVLKEHGLTGLQAADGRVTGELPHPDAAMGAPGGGTPPDLADLNAALVHAGVRVRGFGTERASLEDIFVRLTGEGFDVAG; from the coding sequence ATGCCACAGCCGCCCGCCCCGGGTCCCGAAGGCACCCGGCCGGCCGACGACGGACCGGCTCCCCGGCCGGCCGGGGACCTGGCGATCGAGACGCGGGGGCTGAGCAAGGGCTACCGCGGCGGCCGGCTCGCCGTCGACGGCCTCGATCTGGCCGTCCCGCGCGGCAGCGTCTTCGGCTTCCTCGGCCCCAACGGCTCCGGCAAGACCACCACCATCCGCATGCTGATGGGCCTGATCGAAGCGAGCGCCGGCAGCGCCCGGGTGCTCGGGCAGCCGATGCCCGCCGCGGGCCGCCGGGTGCTCCCCAGGGTCGGCGCCCTCATCGAGGGCCCGGCCCTCTACGGCTTCCTCAGCGGGCGGGACAACCTCCGGCGGTTCGACGCCGCCGACCCGTACGCCGACCCCCGTACCCGCACCGCACGGGTCGGGCGGGCGCTGGAGCGGGTCGGCCTGGCGGCCGCGGCAGGAAAGAAGGCCCGCGCCTACTCCCTCGGCATGAAGCAGCGCCTCGGTCTGGCCGCGGCCCTGCTCCAGCCCCGTGAGCTGCTGGTCCTCGACGAGCCGACCAACGGCCTGGACCCCCAGGGCATGCGGGAGATCCGGGCGCTGATCCGCGCCCTCGCGGCGGACGGCACCACCGTCTTCCTCTCCTCCCACCTCCTCGACGAGATCGGACAGGTCTGCACCCACGCCGCGGTGATGGCCCGCGGCCGGCTGGTCACCCAGGGCACGGTCGCCGACCTCTTCGCCACGGTCCTCGACGCGCGCGGCCACGGCCGGCTGACGGTGACCACCCCCGACACCGCCGACACGGTCCGGGTCCTGAAGGAGCACGGCCTGACCGGCCTGCAGGCCGCCGACGGCCGGGTGACGGGCGAACTCCCGCACCCGGACGCGGCGATGGGCGCACCGGGCGGCGGCACCCCGCCGGATCTCGCGGACCTCAACGCCGCGCTGGTGCACGCCGGTGTGCGGGTCCGCGGCTTCGGCACCGAGCGCGCGTCCCTGGAGGACATCTTCGTGCGACTGACCGGGGAGGGCTTCGATGTCGCAGGCTGA
- a CDS encoding polyprenyl synthetase family protein: protein MTVVGPFGLSVRDQALEADVQAGLAAVEEGLLEATKSDVPFITEAAQHLVRAGGKRFRPLLVTLAAQFGDPYSPGVVPSAVVVELTHLATLYHDDVMDEADVRRGVASANARWGNSVAVLTGDFLFARASHILADLGPEAVRIQAEAFERLVTGQILETAGPRDGRDPIDHYLDVLAGKTGSLVAVACRFGAMMSGAEESTVNILTQYGERLGTAFQLADDVLDIASDSHESGKTPGTDLREGIPTLPVLHLRARAESSAGTPEDRALVELLAGDLTDDARHAEALAGLRAHPALEQARRDTVRYAQEARAMLAPLPSCTAKSALEGLCDAVVHRAG, encoded by the coding sequence GTGACCGTCGTCGGGCCCTTCGGGCTGAGCGTGCGGGACCAGGCTCTTGAGGCCGATGTCCAGGCCGGGTTGGCGGCTGTCGAGGAGGGCCTGCTGGAGGCCACGAAGAGCGACGTGCCGTTCATCACCGAAGCCGCGCAGCACCTCGTGCGCGCGGGCGGCAAGCGGTTCCGGCCGCTGCTGGTGACGCTGGCCGCCCAGTTCGGCGACCCCTACAGCCCGGGTGTGGTGCCCTCCGCGGTCGTCGTGGAGCTGACGCACCTGGCGACGCTGTACCACGACGACGTGATGGACGAGGCCGATGTGCGCCGCGGCGTGGCCAGCGCCAACGCCCGCTGGGGCAACTCCGTCGCGGTGCTGACCGGCGACTTCCTGTTCGCCCGCGCCTCGCACATCCTGGCCGACCTCGGGCCGGAGGCGGTCCGGATCCAGGCCGAGGCGTTCGAACGCCTGGTGACCGGCCAGATCCTGGAGACCGCGGGCCCGCGCGACGGCCGCGACCCCATCGACCACTACCTGGACGTCCTCGCCGGCAAGACCGGTTCGCTGGTCGCCGTCGCCTGCCGGTTCGGCGCGATGATGTCGGGCGCCGAGGAGTCCACGGTCAACATCCTCACCCAGTACGGCGAGCGGCTGGGCACGGCCTTCCAGCTGGCCGACGACGTGCTGGACATCGCCAGCGATTCGCACGAATCGGGCAAGACGCCCGGTACCGACCTGCGCGAGGGCATTCCGACCCTGCCCGTGCTGCACCTGCGGGCCCGCGCCGAGAGCAGCGCCGGTACGCCCGAGGACCGCGCCCTGGTCGAGCTGCTGGCCGGCGACCTCACGGACGACGCCCGGCATGCCGAGGCGCTGGCCGGCCTGCGCGCCCACCCGGCGCTCGAACAGGCCCGCCGCGACACCGTGCGCTACGCGCAGGAGGCCCGCGCGATGCTGGCCCCGCTGCCGTCCTGCACCGCCAAGTCGGCCCTGGAGGGGCTCTGCGACGCGGTGGTGCACCGGGCGGGCTGA
- the rarD gene encoding EamA family transporter RarD produces MQPRSDQRVGLAYGIAAYTMWGLLPLYWHLLGAASASEILAHRMAWSLPVAVVILAALRRWSWIRPLLRQPRRLGLILICAVVISTNWFLYIWAVNAGHVLEASLGYFINPLVSIAFGVLFLRERLRPLQWVAVGIGVLAVVVMTAAYGKVPWIALVLAFSFATYGLVKKSVKLDGIEGFSAETALQALPALGFLVFLALRGECSFTSDGVGQALLLSGCGVATAVPLICFGASAMRLPLTMIGMLQYLAPSFQFVLGLTVFHERMPAERWAGFALVWAALTVLTWDALRTARRGRAALAAAAAQAGEAGAAVAVQAADADRAAPAATAPAAAPLTDAPAETSRPPRSTQ; encoded by the coding sequence TTGCAGCCTCGAAGCGATCAGCGTGTCGGTCTCGCCTACGGCATCGCCGCCTACACCATGTGGGGCCTGCTGCCGCTCTACTGGCATCTGCTGGGCGCCGCCTCCGCGTCCGAGATCCTGGCCCATCGCATGGCGTGGTCGCTGCCCGTCGCCGTCGTCATCCTGGCCGCGCTGCGCCGCTGGTCGTGGATCCGCCCGTTGCTGCGGCAGCCCAGGAGGCTCGGGCTGATCCTGATCTGCGCCGTGGTCATCTCGACGAACTGGTTCCTGTACATCTGGGCCGTCAACGCCGGGCACGTCCTGGAAGCCTCGCTCGGCTACTTCATCAACCCGCTGGTCAGCATCGCCTTCGGCGTGCTGTTCCTGCGCGAGCGGCTGCGGCCGCTGCAGTGGGTCGCCGTGGGGATCGGCGTCCTGGCCGTGGTCGTGATGACCGCCGCCTACGGCAAGGTGCCCTGGATCGCGCTCGTGCTGGCCTTCTCGTTCGCGACGTACGGGCTGGTCAAGAAGAGCGTCAAGCTCGACGGGATCGAGGGCTTCAGCGCCGAGACGGCCCTGCAGGCGCTGCCCGCGTTGGGGTTCCTGGTGTTCCTCGCGCTGCGCGGCGAGTGCAGCTTCACCAGCGACGGGGTGGGCCAGGCGCTGCTGCTGTCGGGCTGCGGTGTCGCGACGGCGGTGCCGCTGATCTGCTTCGGCGCCTCGGCCATGCGGCTGCCGCTGACGATGATCGGGATGCTGCAGTATCTGGCGCCGAGCTTCCAGTTCGTGCTGGGGCTCACTGTCTTCCACGAGCGGATGCCGGCGGAGCGCTGGGCCGGGTTCGCCCTGGTGTGGGCGGCCCTGACCGTACTGACCTGGGACGCGCTGCGGACCGCCCGGCGCGGACGGGCGGCACTGGCCGCCGCCGCGGCCCAGGCGGGCGAGGCGGGAGCGGCGGTAGCCGTACAGGCGGCGGACGCGGACCGGGCGGCCCCGGCGGCAACGGCGCCCGCGGCGGCGCCGCTCACCGACGCACCGGCCGAGACCTCGCGGCCTCCCCGCTCCACGCAGTGA
- a CDS encoding LolA family protein, whose protein sequence is MSWNEPTQVTGEWDEGHSPRRRKAARYAVPVAVAGVAAATIGLVPAFAGSGSPDLPKISAQDLIAKVAKSDVQQLSGTVRVTTDLGLPSLPGGAAGGFAGGQAGAGGKGGDGASAAPQSKLMELASGSHTLRVAADGPEKQRVSIVDKAAEYSLVHNGNELWAYDSGSNTALHSTDLDAQKHGSRHGSAEGLPKDLKNATPQDLAQQALKAAGDTTSVTVDGTAKVAGRDAYQLLIKPKQAASTVGSIRVAVDAENGVPLKFTLTPKSGGAAAVDVGYTNVEFAKPAASTFSFTPPKGAKVVDGDKVEAQRKHGKDLPSEGARDFAKDKGGPNVIGKGWTSIATIKGEGSGMPSGKEQGGAGGDAATFLDSIGEKAHGSFGSGRIFSTRLVNALITDKGTVYVGAVDKQALIDAANAAK, encoded by the coding sequence ATGTCATGGAACGAACCGACTCAGGTCACCGGCGAATGGGACGAGGGGCACTCCCCGCGGCGCCGTAAGGCGGCGCGGTACGCCGTGCCGGTCGCGGTGGCGGGAGTTGCGGCGGCCACGATCGGGCTGGTCCCGGCGTTCGCCGGTTCCGGTTCTCCGGACCTGCCGAAGATCTCGGCGCAGGACCTGATAGCCAAGGTCGCCAAGTCGGATGTCCAGCAGCTCTCCGGCACGGTCCGGGTCACCACCGACCTCGGTCTGCCGTCCCTGCCGGGCGGCGCGGCGGGCGGCTTCGCCGGCGGCCAGGCCGGTGCCGGAGGGAAGGGCGGCGACGGCGCCTCCGCGGCGCCCCAGAGCAAGCTGATGGAGCTGGCGTCCGGTTCCCACACGCTGCGCGTCGCGGCCGACGGCCCCGAGAAGCAGCGGGTGTCGATCGTCGACAAGGCCGCCGAGTACAGCCTGGTCCACAACGGCAACGAGCTCTGGGCCTACGACAGCGGCAGCAACACCGCCCTGCACAGCACCGACCTCGACGCCCAGAAGCACGGCTCCCGGCACGGCTCGGCCGAGGGCCTCCCCAAGGACCTGAAGAACGCCACCCCGCAGGACCTCGCCCAGCAGGCCCTGAAGGCGGCCGGCGACACCACCTCGGTCACCGTCGACGGCACCGCCAAGGTCGCCGGGCGGGACGCCTACCAGCTGCTGATCAAGCCCAAGCAGGCCGCCTCGACGGTCGGCTCGATCCGGGTCGCGGTGGACGCCGAGAACGGCGTGCCGCTGAAGTTCACCCTGACCCCCAAGAGCGGCGGCGCGGCCGCCGTCGACGTCGGCTACACGAACGTCGAGTTCGCCAAGCCCGCCGCGAGCACGTTCTCCTTCACCCCTCCCAAGGGCGCCAAGGTCGTCGACGGCGACAAGGTCGAGGCGCAGCGCAAGCACGGCAAGGACCTCCCGTCCGAGGGCGCGCGGGACTTCGCCAAGGACAAGGGCGGACCGAACGTCATCGGCAAGGGCTGGACGTCCATCGCCACGATCAAGGGTGAGGGCTCCGGCATGCCCTCCGGCAAGGAGCAGGGCGGCGCCGGCGGCGACGCGGCCACGTTCCTGGACAGCATCGGCGAGAAGGCGCACGGCTCCTTCGGATCCGGCCGGATCTTCAGCACCCGCCTGGTCAATGCCCTGATCACGGACAAGGGCACGGTCTACGTCGGCGCCGTCGACAAGCAGGCCCTGATCGACGCGGCCAACGCCGCCAAGTAA
- a CDS encoding SDR family oxidoreductase has translation MSIVVTGATGALGRLVVEELLKRVEPGEIVAVARDRAKAAGLAARGVEVRIADHRRPESLQGVFGAGDRVLLISGNEAGARLDQHRAVIDAAREAGVALLAYTSVLGGPSATFSLAEEHLATEQALLASGVPYCLLRNGWSHENYTGALAGALRTGAVVGSAGGGRVATAARRDYAEAAAVVLAGGGRENTVYELSGDTAWTMAEYAAEVSRQTGREIPYRDLPQERYAALMTEAGVSALGARAVAEADAGIARGELAATPGELSRLIGRPTTPIAEAITEALKELPA, from the coding sequence ATGAGCATCGTCGTCACCGGCGCCACCGGGGCACTCGGCCGGCTCGTCGTCGAGGAGCTGCTGAAGCGCGTGGAACCCGGCGAGATCGTCGCGGTCGCCCGGGACCGGGCCAAGGCCGCCGGCCTCGCGGCCCGCGGCGTCGAGGTCAGGATCGCGGACCACCGCAGGCCCGAGTCGCTCCAGGGCGTGTTCGGGGCCGGCGACCGGGTGCTGCTCATCTCCGGGAACGAGGCCGGAGCGCGCCTCGACCAGCACCGCGCGGTCATCGACGCCGCACGGGAGGCGGGCGTCGCGCTGCTGGCGTACACGAGCGTGCTGGGCGGGCCGTCCGCCACGTTCTCCCTCGCCGAGGAGCACCTCGCGACCGAGCAGGCGCTGCTCGCCTCCGGGGTGCCGTACTGCCTGCTGCGCAACGGCTGGTCCCACGAGAACTACACCGGGGCGCTCGCCGGCGCCCTGCGGACCGGCGCCGTCGTCGGCAGCGCCGGCGGGGGCCGGGTGGCCACCGCCGCGCGCCGGGACTACGCGGAGGCCGCCGCCGTCGTCCTCGCCGGCGGCGGCCGGGAGAACACGGTGTACGAGCTGAGCGGCGACACCGCCTGGACGATGGCCGAGTACGCGGCCGAGGTGTCCCGGCAGACCGGCCGGGAGATCCCCTACCGCGACCTGCCGCAGGAGCGGTACGCGGCGCTGATGACCGAGGCGGGGGTGTCGGCGCTGGGCGCGCGGGCGGTCGCCGAGGCGGACGCCGGGATCGCCCGGGGCGAGCTCGCCGCGACGCCCGGCGAGCTGTCCCGGCTGATCGGCCGCCCGACCACGCCGATCGCCGAGGCGATCACGGAGGCGCTGAAGGAACTGCCGGCCTGA
- a CDS encoding carboxylate--amine ligase, whose protein sequence is MARSGTRLAVDRSVPALIVKIGAYPLHHGGVGAIRSLGRLGVPMYAVTEDRFTPAALSRYLRGRFVWPTTGREAPDRLVTGLLRIGRRIGRPTLLLPTDEEAAVLIAEHAEALAGSFLFPRAAPGLPRRLASKQGLHELCAAHGVPSPAAVFPGSYADIEAYAGRARFPVVAKNREAFVRRERPAVTGTTRIGGPAQLLDLARDWGPRPGVILQEYLPREQAEDWIVHACFGADRAPLALFTGVKVRSWPPHAGMTACAYVVDNPELAKMSAEFVRRIGFTGIADLDWRFDRRDGRYKLLDFNPRMGAQFRLFENAAGVDVVRAQHLALTGRTVPEAPQRAGRRFVVENVDLPALLAYRRGGPRPPHAPRRARGTELAWFAGDDPLPFLTMLARSVGPGARHLRQLRRAGRRAGTEAPLRQGEGPK, encoded by the coding sequence GTGGCTCGCAGTGGCACACGGCTCGCGGTCGACCGGAGCGTTCCGGCGCTGATCGTGAAGATCGGGGCGTACCCCCTGCACCACGGCGGTGTGGGGGCGATCCGCAGCCTGGGACGGCTCGGGGTGCCCATGTACGCCGTGACGGAGGACCGCTTCACACCGGCCGCCCTCTCGCGCTACCTCCGCGGCCGCTTCGTCTGGCCGACCACCGGGCGGGAGGCGCCGGACCGGCTGGTGACGGGGCTGCTGCGGATCGGCCGGCGGATCGGGCGCCCGACGCTGCTGCTCCCCACCGACGAGGAGGCGGCCGTGCTGATAGCCGAGCACGCCGAGGCGCTCGCCGGGTCGTTCCTCTTCCCCCGGGCCGCGCCCGGCCTGCCGCGGAGGCTGGCCAGCAAACAGGGGCTGCACGAACTGTGCGCGGCCCACGGGGTGCCCTCACCGGCCGCCGTCTTCCCCGGCTCGTACGCGGACATCGAGGCGTACGCCGGGCGGGCGCGCTTCCCGGTGGTGGCCAAGAACCGCGAGGCGTTCGTACGGCGCGAGCGGCCCGCCGTCACCGGCACCACCCGCATAGGAGGGCCGGCGCAGCTGCTGGACCTGGCCCGGGACTGGGGTCCGCGGCCGGGCGTGATCCTGCAGGAGTACCTGCCGCGGGAGCAGGCCGAGGACTGGATCGTGCACGCCTGCTTCGGCGCGGACCGTGCGCCGCTGGCGCTGTTCACCGGCGTCAAGGTGCGCTCCTGGCCGCCGCACGCCGGGATGACGGCCTGTGCGTACGTGGTCGACAACCCGGAACTCGCCAAAATGTCGGCGGAGTTCGTCCGCCGCATCGGCTTCACCGGCATCGCCGATCTGGACTGGCGGTTCGACCGCCGCGACGGCCGGTACAAGCTGCTGGATTTCAACCCCCGTATGGGGGCTCAGTTTCGGCTCTTCGAGAACGCGGCCGGCGTGGACGTCGTCCGCGCCCAGCACCTGGCGCTCACCGGGCGCACCGTCCCGGAGGCGCCGCAGCGGGCCGGGCGCCGCTTCGTCGTCGAGAACGTCGATCTGCCCGCCCTGCTCGCCTACCGGCGCGGCGGACCCCGCCCCCCGCACGCGCCGCGGCGCGCCCGCGGCACCGAGCTGGCGTGGTTCGCGGGCGACGACCCGCTGCCGTTCCTCACGATGCTGGCGCGGTCCGTCGGACCGGGCGCCCGACATCTGCGGCAACTGCGGCGGGCGGGCCGCCGGGCAGGTACCGAGGCACCACTCAGGCAAGGGGAGGGACCGAAGTGA
- a CDS encoding FAD-dependent oxidoreductase: MSTPVAVIGAGPYGVSTAAHLRARGLPVRVFGSPMASWRTQMPAGMLLKSTPAASSIDVPQPGHSLGDFCAGTGEGPYASDWDIVPVEVFVRYGQWVQQRTVPDLEQVRVVSVDRRDGGFELKLDSGEQVGARAVVVATGLSGLAQLPPELAAAIPDGPSATGPVSHSSQHHDLSALAGRSVVVIGAGQSALESAVLLAEAGAASVRVVARRQGAVGFGTPPDRQPRLRPPSPFGNAWSLHALTYYAGAFRRLPVPARRHLVRRVLGPLGAWWLRERFHGRVQVTQGRRIVRATVRDGRPVLALRGADGQGGELAADHVLAATGYRMDLAALDFLGQGLRTEIVTRAGGPLLGAGFGSSVPGLYFTGLPAAASFGPVMRFVCGTEFASPRLARAVARTYG, translated from the coding sequence GTGAGCACTCCGGTAGCGGTCATCGGGGCCGGCCCGTACGGCGTGTCGACGGCCGCGCACCTACGGGCGCGCGGCCTGCCGGTGCGGGTCTTCGGATCGCCGATGGCGAGCTGGCGCACGCAGATGCCCGCGGGCATGCTGCTCAAGTCGACGCCCGCGGCCTCCAGCATCGACGTCCCGCAGCCCGGCCACAGCCTCGGCGACTTCTGCGCCGGGACGGGGGAGGGGCCGTACGCCTCGGACTGGGACATCGTCCCCGTCGAGGTGTTCGTCCGGTACGGGCAGTGGGTGCAGCAGCGCACGGTCCCCGACCTGGAGCAGGTCAGAGTGGTCTCGGTCGACCGGCGCGACGGCGGCTTCGAGCTGAAGCTGGACAGCGGGGAGCAGGTCGGCGCGCGGGCCGTGGTCGTGGCCACCGGCCTGAGCGGGCTGGCGCAGCTGCCCCCGGAGCTGGCCGCCGCGATTCCGGACGGACCGTCCGCCACGGGTCCGGTCTCGCACAGCTCGCAGCACCACGACCTGTCCGCGCTGGCCGGCCGCTCGGTGGTCGTGATCGGCGCCGGGCAGTCGGCGCTGGAGAGCGCGGTGCTGCTCGCCGAGGCGGGCGCGGCGTCGGTCCGGGTCGTGGCGCGCCGCCAGGGCGCCGTGGGCTTCGGTACGCCGCCGGACCGCCAGCCCCGTCTGCGGCCGCCGTCGCCGTTCGGCAACGCCTGGTCGCTGCACGCGCTGACGTACTACGCCGGCGCCTTCCGGCGGCTGCCGGTGCCCGCCCGGCGCCACCTGGTGCGCCGGGTGCTCGGCCCGCTGGGCGCGTGGTGGCTGCGGGAGCGTTTCCACGGCCGGGTGCAGGTCACGCAGGGGCGGCGGATCGTACGGGCCACGGTCCGCGACGGCCGTCCCGTGCTGGCGCTGCGCGGGGCCGACGGGCAGGGCGGGGAACTCGCCGCCGACCATGTGCTGGCCGCGACGGGCTACCGCATGGACCTGGCGGCACTGGACTTCCTGGGCCAGGGGCTGCGCACCGAGATCGTGACGCGGGCCGGCGGGCCGCTGCTGGGCGCCGGCTTCGGCTCGTCCGTACCGGGGCTGTACTTCACGGGGTTGCCGGCGGCCGCCTCGTTCGGGCCGGTGATGCGCTTCGTGTGCGGCACGGAGTTCGCCTCACCGCGGCTGGCACGGGCGGTGGCCCGGACGTACGGGTGA